From a single Candidatus Saccharibacteria bacterium genomic region:
- the greA gene encoding transcription elongation factor GreA, with product MKKQFHLTKEGVAELEKELELLKSQRTAVAERIKTAREFGDLAENAEYSSAREEQNKAEGRISDIENILLNVEVIAKPKGDNKVAMGSNVKLKSDDGKAKEFQVVGTVEADPLKGKISDESPIGQALIGKKVGDQVEIKTPAGIDSYKVAEIS from the coding sequence ATGAAAAAGCAGTTTCACTTGACCAAAGAAGGGGTGGCCGAACTTGAGAAAGAGCTAGAACTACTTAAGAGTCAGCGAACGGCGGTAGCCGAGCGTATAAAGACCGCTCGTGAATTTGGTGATTTGGCCGAGAATGCTGAGTATAGCTCAGCGCGTGAAGAGCAGAACAAAGCCGAAGGCAGAATTTCTGATATTGAAAATATACTTCTAAATGTTGAAGTGATTGCAAAACCCAAAGGCGATAACAAAGTTGCCATGGGTAGTAACGTGAAGCTCAAGAGCGACGACGGTAAGGCGAAAGAGTTCCAGGTAGTAGGCACAGTTGAAGCTGACCCTCTTAAAGGTAAAATTAGCGATGAATCGCCAATTGGCCAGGCATTAATCGGTAAAAAAGTTGGCGACCAAGTAGAAATCAAGACGCCGGCAGGCATTGATAGTTACAAAGTAGCTGAAATATCATAA
- a CDS encoding prolyl-tRNA synthetase has product MRRSELFTRTSKTAPADEVAKNAQLLIRAGYVFKEMAGVYDYLPLGLRVIEKIKQVVREEMNKVRSQEVIMSSLQRREIWEKTGRWDDKVVDVWFKTKMQDGIELGLGWSHEEPIVEMMKQHIHSYKDLPASLYQFQTKLRNELRAKSGIMRGREFVMKDMYSFHESAEDLDDYYNQTIEAYKRVYERLGLGGDTYVTFASGGAFTKFSHEFQTICGAGEDVIYLHREKNIAVNEEVIDEAIKELGINRQELEPIKTAEVGNIFNFGTQKTDEMELFYTDSSGTRKSLYIGSYGIGITRVMGVIVEKFADEKGIVWPAEVAPFRVYLATVGQAESVSKAAEEIYHNLEDAGIEVLYDDRDERPGEKFADADLLGIPFRVVISERTLSGGSVELKERTSSDIQMVKIEDLVAAIKV; this is encoded by the coding sequence ATGAGACGAAGTGAATTATTTACTCGCACTTCCAAAACGGCGCCAGCCGACGAAGTCGCAAAGAATGCCCAATTATTAATTCGAGCAGGCTATGTTTTTAAGGAAATGGCCGGAGTCTACGATTATTTACCGCTGGGACTTAGAGTAATAGAAAAGATCAAGCAAGTTGTCCGCGAGGAAATGAACAAAGTTCGTAGCCAAGAAGTCATTATGAGTAGTCTGCAACGCAGAGAAATATGGGAGAAAACTGGCCGCTGGGATGATAAAGTGGTCGATGTTTGGTTCAAAACCAAAATGCAAGACGGCATAGAGCTTGGTCTGGGCTGGAGTCACGAGGAACCAATTGTGGAAATGATGAAGCAGCACATACATAGCTACAAAGATTTGCCTGCAAGCTTATATCAGTTCCAAACCAAACTACGCAATGAACTGAGAGCCAAAAGCGGCATTATGCGTGGTCGTGAGTTTGTCATGAAAGACATGTACAGTTTTCATGAATCTGCAGAAGATTTGGACGATTACTACAATCAAACTATCGAAGCTTATAAAAGGGTCTACGAAAGATTAGGGCTTGGCGGCGATACTTATGTGACCTTCGCTAGTGGCGGCGCGTTCACTAAGTTTAGCCACGAATTCCAGACTATCTGTGGTGCTGGCGAAGATGTTATTTATCTTCATCGAGAGAAGAATATCGCAGTCAATGAAGAGGTTATCGACGAAGCCATCAAAGAGCTCGGGATAAACCGGCAAGAGTTAGAGCCTATAAAAACAGCCGAGGTCGGCAATATTTTTAATTTTGGTACTCAGAAAACGGATGAAATGGAACTGTTTTATACCGATTCAAGTGGTACCAGAAAATCGCTCTATATTGGTAGTTACGGTATAGGTATTACTAGAGTTATGGGAGTGATTGTTGAGAAATTTGCAGATGAAAAAGGCATTGTTTGGCCAGCAGAAGTAGCGCCTTTTAGGGTCTATCTTGCAACGGTAGGGCAAGCAGAATCGGTCTCAAAAGCCGCCGAAGAAATCTATCATAATTTAGAAGATGCTGGTATTGAGGTGCTTTATGATGATAGAGATGAACGCCCTGGTGAAAAATTCGCTGACGCCGACTTGCTGGGCATCCCTTTCAGAGTTGTAATTAGCGAACGTACACTGTCGGGGGGTTCGGTTGAGCTAAAAGAGAGAACAAGCTCAGACATACAAATGGTCAAAATTGAAGATTTAGTAGCGGCGATAAAAGTCTAG
- a CDS encoding CPBP family intramembrane metalloprotease: MSITTSKKKNPQQGTFSLLKKLTESLKVVTGSAAIFVGAQFLAMILLGIFLSAAGGFDAAKIENLLTDSILTQFVLVLMIEALVVAGVWVMVQFYDRKLKTVFNLQKPTLSLLWKVVKVFLLYLLVSWAAMLLISQTLPRVDTEMEQDIGFKNAAGWQLSIVFLALCVAVPIGEELMFRGLLFKGLNRYVGYLIAATITTLLFGAAHLEFIGGKPLNWAAGIDTAILSVFLIKLYKRTGTITAPIMLHALKNSLAFVFLFLVK; the protein is encoded by the coding sequence ATGTCTATCACAACCTCTAAAAAAAAGAATCCGCAGCAGGGTACTTTCTCACTACTTAAAAAGCTAACTGAGTCATTAAAAGTTGTAACTGGTAGCGCTGCGATATTTGTAGGTGCACAGTTTCTGGCAATGATATTGTTAGGAATATTTCTAAGTGCTGCCGGTGGGTTTGACGCTGCAAAAATTGAAAATCTACTAACTGATTCTATACTGACGCAGTTTGTTCTCGTACTAATGATTGAAGCATTAGTTGTTGCAGGTGTCTGGGTTATGGTGCAATTCTATGATCGTAAGCTAAAAACTGTTTTTAATCTTCAGAAACCTACGTTATCGCTATTGTGGAAAGTAGTAAAAGTTTTTCTCCTTTATCTACTGGTTTCGTGGGCCGCAATGTTACTAATAAGCCAGACTCTACCCAGAGTTGATACCGAAATGGAGCAAGACATAGGATTTAAGAATGCGGCAGGCTGGCAATTATCAATTGTTTTTCTTGCGCTATGTGTGGCTGTGCCAATCGGTGAGGAGCTAATGTTTAGAGGTCTGCTTTTTAAGGGGCTAAATCGGTACGTTGGCTATCTAATTGCCGCAACTATAACTACCTTACTTTTTGGAGCGGCTCATCTAGAGTTTATTGGCGGAAAGCCGCTCAACTGGGCGGCCGGGATTGACACGGCGATTCTGTCTGTCTTCTTGATTAAGCTGTATAAAAGAACTGGGACTATAACAGCCCCGATTATGCTACACGCTCTAAAGAACTCGCTAGCCTTTGTGTTTCTCTTTCTCGTAAAGTAA